The DNA region GAATAGAGTGTGTTCAGCTCATCGTCATATACGCCATCGTTTACCATGGTTAGGTTCATTCACGCTGGTATACTGCACTGCTGCTTGCAAATTTGTGATACCGATGTATGATGTCGCAATGTAGAAttgagctaggtaaatgcagtCACACATTTTTTTTGGGGCAAGGTAATACGTTGAtcatggagaggaagaagcTCATCAAAGGCGCAAAGGAAATTCAGGGTAGATTAAGAGACTAAATAGCACAAAGTTGCAGTATTCATAAGTTGGAGGGGAACATAATATACATAATATATACAAGGTATTACAGTATTATATTTTCTCTGAGCACATCGCCGTGCAGTAGTTGACTGGTAGGTTATCCGGACATCGACGACATGCAGAGTACCACTAGTAGTGCTCATGACCTGAAGAACACGGGGTGGGGGCGGCCGGCGCCCTGGAAGGAGGTGTTCTTGAGGTGCTCGGGGGCGTCCTCGAACGAGTGCCGCCTCGCCAGCGACAGAATCTTCTTATCGGCGGCAACGAAGTAGGCCATCCCGGCCACCGTGCAGACGATGAGCGCCTGGCCGGTCGGGTTCAGGTTCGCCTTCGCCCACGGCGACATCCTCACGCTCGCCAACTGAACAAGCAGTAGCATGATCAACAACAGCTCGATCGTCAACTAAGGAACACATATacagacagacagacagacagGCTCACCGTTGGGACTGCAGATGCGATGGTGGCGAC from Phragmites australis chromosome 8, lpPhrAust1.1, whole genome shotgun sequence includes:
- the LOC133926215 gene encoding early nodulin-93-like, which encodes MSTVTRAYLDQRLAMAKRCSREATLAGAKAAAVATIASAVPTLASVRMSPWAKANLNPTGQALIVCTVAGMAYFVAADKKILSLARRHSFEDAPEHLKNTSFQGAGRPHPVFFRS